The proteins below come from a single Streptomyces tubercidicus genomic window:
- a CDS encoding VOC family protein: MSEISSNQPLGTPTWIDLGVADLDRAKAFYRALFGWEYEERSAATGPFTLCLLRGRRVAALRPVSAADVEGESWWQPYLATDDCDAVAKRIAEHGGTVLAPPSDVAGLARTAVVADPVGARFGLWQGRTLPGCELVNEPSTLVRNDLAAPDPEPARRFYATVFDFTLDGNADLPDFDFTFLRRPDGHEIGGVFGDPAARAARWQTVFEVADTDELVARAVAAGGTAGTPEDSPYGRTAALTDPFGTAFSVITRPPAD, encoded by the coding sequence TTGAGCGAGATCAGCAGCAATCAGCCGCTCGGTACGCCGACTTGGATCGACCTCGGGGTCGCCGACCTCGACCGGGCGAAGGCGTTCTATCGCGCGCTGTTCGGCTGGGAGTACGAGGAGCGGTCGGCGGCGACCGGTCCCTTCACCCTGTGTCTGTTGCGCGGCCGGCGGGTCGCGGCGCTGCGGCCGGTCTCCGCCGCGGACGTCGAGGGTGAGTCCTGGTGGCAGCCGTATCTCGCCACGGACGACTGCGACGCCGTGGCCAAGCGGATCGCCGAGCACGGCGGGACGGTGCTGGCGCCGCCCTCCGATGTGGCGGGCCTGGCCCGTACGGCCGTCGTGGCGGACCCCGTAGGCGCCCGCTTCGGCCTCTGGCAGGGACGGACACTGCCGGGCTGTGAGCTGGTAAACGAGCCCAGCACGCTGGTCCGCAACGACCTCGCGGCCCCGGACCCCGAGCCCGCCCGCCGCTTCTACGCCACCGTCTTCGACTTCACGCTCGACGGCAACGCCGACCTGCCCGACTTCGACTTCACCTTCCTGCGGCGGCCCGACGGCCATGAGATCGGCGGCGTCTTCGGCGACCCCGCAGCCCGTGCCGCCCGCTGGCAGACCGTGTTCGAGGTGGCGGACACCGACGAACTGGTGGCCCGCGCAGTCGCCGCAGGCGGAACGGCCGGCACCCCCGAGGACAGCCCCTACGGGCGCACCGCCGCGCTGACCGACCCGTTCGGAACGGCCTTCAGCGTCATCACCCGCCCGCCCGCCGACTGA
- a CDS encoding thiolase C-terminal domain-containing protein: MTSGTTYGNRKVAVAGVALSDCGRVDRATPYALHAQAARRALADSGLDRAVIDGFASAGLGTLAPVEVAEYLGLRPTWVDSTSVGGATWEVLAAHAADAIAAGHANAVLLVYGSTARADIKAGRRTSNLSFGTRGPLQFEAPYGHTLIAKYAMAARRHMHQYGTTLEELAQVAVQARANAAANPDAMYRDPITVDDVLDGPVIADPFTKLHCCIRSDGGCAVLLVAEDYVQDLAKPPVWVLGSGTAVSHTTMSEWDDFTVSPAAASGRLAFGRAGVRPADIDLAELYDAFTYMTLVTLEDLGFCAKGEGGAFIGKGRLLRDGELPVNTDGGGLAACHPGMRGLFLLVEAVRQLRGEAGPDRQVHKPDGRLPQLAVASGTGGWFCSSGTVVLGRG; this comes from the coding sequence ATGACCTCAGGGACCACTTACGGGAATCGCAAGGTCGCCGTCGCCGGAGTCGCGCTGTCCGATTGCGGACGCGTGGACCGGGCCACCCCGTACGCCCTGCACGCCCAGGCCGCCCGCCGGGCGCTCGCCGACAGCGGGCTGGACCGTGCGGTGATCGACGGCTTCGCCTCGGCGGGTCTGGGCACCCTCGCGCCCGTCGAGGTCGCGGAGTATCTGGGGCTGCGCCCCACCTGGGTCGACTCGACCTCGGTCGGCGGCGCCACCTGGGAAGTGCTCGCCGCGCACGCCGCCGACGCGATCGCCGCCGGTCACGCCAACGCCGTACTGCTGGTCTACGGCTCCACCGCCCGCGCCGACATCAAGGCCGGGCGGCGCACCTCGAACCTGTCCTTCGGCACCCGTGGCCCGCTCCAGTTCGAGGCCCCCTACGGGCACACCCTGATCGCCAAATACGCCATGGCCGCCCGCCGTCATATGCACCAATACGGCACCACCCTGGAGGAGTTGGCCCAGGTCGCGGTGCAGGCACGCGCCAACGCGGCGGCCAATCCGGACGCCATGTACCGCGACCCGATCACCGTCGACGACGTCCTGGACGGACCGGTGATCGCCGATCCGTTCACCAAACTGCACTGCTGTATCCGCTCCGACGGCGGCTGCGCGGTGCTGCTCGTCGCCGAGGACTACGTCCAGGACCTGGCCAAACCTCCCGTATGGGTGCTCGGTTCGGGGACGGCGGTGTCCCACACCACCATGTCGGAGTGGGACGACTTCACCGTCTCCCCCGCGGCGGCCTCCGGACGGCTGGCCTTCGGCCGTGCCGGGGTCCGCCCCGCCGATATCGACCTCGCCGAGCTCTACGACGCGTTCACCTATATGACCCTGGTGACGCTGGAGGACCTGGGCTTCTGCGCCAAGGGGGAGGGCGGCGCGTTCATCGGGAAGGGGCGGCTGCTGCGCGACGGGGAGCTGCCGGTCAACACCGACGGCGGCGGGCTGGCCGCCTGCCACCCCGGGATGCGGGGGCTGTTCCTGCTGGTCGAAGCGGTACGCCAGCTCCGCGGCGAGGCCGGCCCGGACCGCCAGGTACACAAACCCGACGGCCGGCTGCCCCAACTCGCGGTCGCCTCCGGCACGGGCGGGTGGTTCTGCTCGTCGGGGACGGTGGTGTTGGGGCGGGGGTGA
- a CDS encoding IPT/TIG domain-containing protein: MRAAFVAGAVIPVGVLPQAITLSPDGARAYVANRGSGTISVIDTATSTVTDTVPTGAGPDIVALTPDGTRGYVVLADAGLVSVLDTATNTFGTDIPVGNGPAVAAVTPDGGRVYVSQQAGDTVSVIDTATNTVSDVITVGNAPTGVVITPDGARVYVACFGSGVVSVIDTATNTVSAAIPAGPVPILLALNPDGSRLYVTNVGNSTVGVIDTALGAVIDTIGVSAQPRFLAVTPDNAHVLVANSLPDTVSVIDTATHTAVENIGVGAGPAGLVIHPDGTHAYVVNTEAGTVSVIATTVLPDQGATAGGAPVTVTGHHLANATAVRFGTAQAGITANTDTSLTVTEPAGSGAVPVTVTTAGGTGTLGTFYYTPLPALTGISPDSGPVAGSDDEITLTGRNLAGAIDVYFGTSRAVIQSVSDTEITVRATTAPGPGGVPVTVRTAGGSVQGLTYTYVSSSAVTDISPNSGPTSGGTVVTITGTGLSHTEQVTFNGTPASFEIVSDTTVTATSPPSGAAGTVTVTITGPVDSPTGSFTYIGGPGI, encoded by the coding sequence TTGCGTGCCGCATTTGTGGCGGGCGCGGTAATTCCGGTGGGTGTGCTGCCCCAGGCAATTACCCTTTCGCCCGACGGTGCCCGCGCCTATGTCGCCAACCGGGGTTCGGGCACCATCAGTGTGATCGACACCGCCACCAGTACGGTGACGGACACCGTCCCCACAGGAGCCGGTCCCGACATCGTGGCGCTCACACCGGACGGGACCCGCGGCTATGTGGTTCTCGCCGACGCCGGACTCGTCAGCGTGCTCGACACCGCCACGAACACCTTCGGCACGGACATCCCGGTGGGGAACGGGCCGGCGGTGGCAGCGGTCACCCCGGACGGCGGCCGCGTCTATGTGAGCCAACAGGCCGGCGACACCGTGAGCGTGATCGATACGGCCACCAATACGGTCAGCGATGTCATCACGGTCGGGAACGCCCCGACCGGCGTGGTGATCACCCCGGACGGGGCCCGCGTCTATGTGGCATGTTTCGGCTCGGGGGTGGTGAGCGTGATCGATACCGCCACGAACACCGTCTCGGCCGCCATTCCCGCCGGTCCGGTCCCCATCCTGCTGGCGCTCAACCCCGACGGGTCCCGCCTCTATGTCACGAACGTCGGCAACTCCACGGTCGGCGTGATCGACACCGCGCTGGGGGCCGTCATCGACACCATCGGGGTCAGTGCCCAGCCGCGCTTCCTGGCGGTGACCCCGGACAACGCCCATGTCCTGGTGGCGAATTCGCTCCCGGACACGGTGAGCGTGATCGACACCGCCACCCATACCGCCGTCGAGAACATCGGGGTGGGCGCCGGCCCGGCCGGCCTCGTCATCCACCCCGACGGGACGCACGCCTACGTCGTCAACACCGAGGCCGGCACGGTCAGCGTGATCGCGACGACCGTGCTGCCCGACCAGGGGGCCACGGCGGGCGGCGCCCCCGTGACGGTGACCGGTCACCACCTGGCCAACGCCACCGCCGTGCGCTTCGGTACCGCGCAGGCCGGCATCACCGCCAATACGGATACCTCGCTGACCGTCACAGAACCCGCCGGATCGGGTGCCGTCCCCGTGACGGTCACCACCGCGGGCGGCACCGGCACCCTCGGCACCTTCTACTACACGCCGTTGCCCGCCCTCACCGGCATCAGCCCCGACTCGGGGCCGGTCGCCGGCAGCGACGACGAGATCACCCTCACCGGCCGCAACCTCGCCGGGGCGATCGATGTGTACTTCGGCACCAGCCGCGCCGTGATCCAGAGCGTCTCCGACACCGAGATCACCGTCCGGGCCACCACGGCCCCGGGGCCCGGCGGCGTTCCCGTCACCGTGCGCACCGCCGGCGGCAGCGTCCAGGGCCTGACCTACACCTACGTCAGTTCCTCCGCCGTCACCGACATCAGCCCCAATTCGGGACCGACCTCGGGCGGCACCGTCGTCACGATCACCGGCACCGGCCTGTCCCACACCGAGCAGGTCACCTTCAACGGCACCCCGGCGTCCTTCGAGATCGTCTCCGACACCACTGTGACCGCCACGTCCCCGCCCAGCGGCGCCGCCGGCACCGTCACGGTCACGATCACCGGCCCCGTTGACAGCCCCACCGGATCGTTCACCTACATCGGCGGTCCCGGCATCTGA
- a CDS encoding allene oxide cyclase barrel-like domain-containing protein: MRHFKRFLLSAATGMSALLLCAPAASAAGGAGADPFPPREEVFQLVAQQTQGTFVDVDGSSGPSQGDEFVISGNLLRSAVPVGTYSQICTLTRTAPGDEFDLQCAADLALPLGQLTVQGRFTVTGAGPGNIDLAITGGTGRYRTAHGSVHAVNVSDTETHLTVHLIR, translated from the coding sequence GTGCGTCACTTCAAGCGGTTCCTGCTGAGCGCGGCCACCGGAATGTCGGCCCTCCTGCTCTGCGCACCCGCCGCGTCCGCGGCAGGCGGCGCCGGTGCCGATCCCTTTCCCCCGAGAGAGGAAGTCTTCCAGCTGGTCGCCCAGCAGACCCAGGGCACTTTCGTCGATGTGGACGGGTCGTCCGGACCCAGCCAGGGCGATGAATTCGTCATCAGCGGGAATCTCCTCCGCAGCGCCGTCCCGGTCGGCACCTACAGCCAGATCTGCACGCTGACCCGGACCGCACCGGGCGATGAGTTCGACCTCCAGTGCGCGGCCGATCTCGCGCTTCCCCTGGGGCAGCTCACCGTGCAGGGCCGGTTCACCGTCACCGGCGCCGGCCCCGGCAACATCGACCTGGCGATCACCGGGGGCACCGGGCGCTACCGCACCGCCCACGGCTCCGTCCACGCCGTCAACGTCAGTGACACGGAAACGCACCTCACCGTCCACCTCATCCGCTGA
- a CDS encoding acyl-CoA dehydrogenase family protein, producing the protein MDAAFTEEQHEIRRTLRELLVKRCGPDEVKSAVRTPAGYDTELWQQLAGRLGLPGLALPTAYGGVGCGPTELALACEETGRAVLPSPLIATAALAAPLLLALGSERQRSALLPALAAGELTATLAVPGGQLATALALTGPNDGGWAGGGRAGGIQARRVAREGAAAAARDGGRAVGGGWRLYGEAGQVLNGHTADVLVVAAHTGGFARSRTLLFLVRAEGGSAARTSAESGVPGLLRTRQTAMDETRPQARLELREVPAELLGEGDGEGEGDAAAVVRALAETGVTAATALAAEAVGAADTALARTVAHVQQRVQFGRPIGSFQAVQHRLADLYVRVQAARSAAYYAAWSAGGGPSAPEREGAAEPGVGALALAQALETLREVAAEAVQLHGGIGFTWEHEAHLYFKRAACDELLLGPVHRLRARAAEEAGLFPDGAGERGGSGEPGGVPAPGRTAATVEV; encoded by the coding sequence ATGGATGCCGCGTTCACCGAGGAGCAGCACGAAATCCGCCGTACGCTGCGCGAACTGCTGGTCAAGCGCTGCGGTCCGGACGAGGTCAAGTCGGCGGTACGCACCCCAGCGGGGTATGACACGGAGCTCTGGCAGCAGCTCGCCGGGCGGCTGGGTCTGCCCGGTCTGGCGCTGCCAACGGCGTACGGAGGGGTGGGCTGCGGGCCCACCGAACTCGCCCTGGCCTGCGAGGAGACCGGCCGCGCCGTACTGCCCTCACCGCTGATCGCGACCGCCGCGCTGGCCGCCCCGCTCCTCCTCGCGCTGGGCAGTGAGCGCCAGCGCAGCGCGCTGCTCCCCGCCCTCGCCGCCGGGGAGCTGACCGCGACGCTGGCCGTGCCGGGCGGACAGCTCGCCACCGCACTGGCGCTGACCGGGCCGAACGACGGCGGCTGGGCGGGCGGCGGCCGGGCCGGCGGAATCCAGGCGAGGCGGGTGGCGCGGGAGGGCGCTGCGGCCGCTGCACGGGACGGCGGGCGGGCGGTGGGCGGCGGCTGGCGGCTGTACGGCGAGGCCGGGCAGGTGCTCAACGGGCACACCGCCGATGTGCTGGTGGTGGCCGCGCACACCGGTGGCTTCGCGCGCAGCCGCACCCTGCTCTTTCTCGTACGGGCGGAGGGCGGGAGCGCGGCCCGGACCAGCGCGGAGTCCGGCGTTCCGGGTTTGCTGCGGACCCGGCAGACCGCGATGGACGAGACCCGGCCGCAGGCGCGCCTCGAACTGCGGGAGGTGCCGGCCGAATTGCTGGGCGAGGGGGACGGTGAGGGCGAGGGGGACGCGGCGGCGGTGGTCCGGGCGCTGGCTGAGACGGGGGTGACGGCGGCCACGGCGCTGGCGGCCGAGGCGGTCGGCGCGGCCGATACGGCGCTGGCCCGTACCGTCGCCCATGTTCAGCAGCGGGTGCAGTTCGGCCGGCCCATCGGCTCCTTCCAGGCGGTCCAGCACCGGCTCGCCGATCTGTATGTGCGGGTGCAGGCGGCCCGCTCGGCGGCGTACTACGCGGCCTGGTCGGCGGGCGGCGGGCCGTCCGCGCCCGAGAGGGAAGGCGCGGCCGAGCCCGGGGTGGGGGCGCTGGCGCTCGCCCAGGCGCTGGAGACCCTGCGGGAGGTGGCGGCCGAGGCGGTGCAGCTGCACGGCGGTATCGGCTTCACCTGGGAACACGAGGCGCATCTGTACTTCAAGCGCGCGGCCTGCGACGAGCTGCTGCTGGGTCCCGTGCACCGGCTGCGGGCACGGGCCGCCGAGGAGGCGGGGCTGTTCCCGGACGGGGCGGGGGAGCGGGGCGGGAGCGGGGAGCCGGGCGGGGTGCCCGCCCCGGGCCGTACGGCCGCGACGGTGGAGGTCTGA
- a CDS encoding nitroreductase family deazaflavin-dependent oxidoreductase, giving the protein MRPGERLLMKVSATRAFARTAPYVIPALDRAVHRLTRGKVLLSARMLPGVVLTATGARSGLPRRTPLACVPEEDGSWLLVGSNFGRPGHPAWTGNLLKNPEAEVSWRGRDIPVRARLLTGAERARAWRAALALWPPYGAYQARVTREIRLFRLERR; this is encoded by the coding sequence ATGCGCCCGGGTGAGCGGTTGCTCATGAAGGTCTCCGCGACCCGTGCGTTCGCCCGGACCGCGCCGTATGTCATCCCCGCGCTGGACCGTGCGGTCCACCGGCTGACCCGCGGAAAGGTGCTGCTCAGTGCCCGGATGCTGCCCGGTGTGGTGCTGACCGCGACCGGTGCCAGGAGTGGGCTGCCGCGGCGTACTCCGCTGGCGTGCGTACCGGAGGAAGACGGCAGCTGGCTGCTGGTCGGCAGCAATTTCGGGCGGCCGGGGCATCCGGCCTGGACCGGGAATCTGCTCAAGAATCCGGAGGCCGAGGTGAGTTGGCGGGGCCGGGACATACCGGTGCGGGCCCGGCTGCTGACCGGTGCGGAGCGGGCGCGGGCCTGGCGGGCGGCGCTGGCGCTCTGGCCTCCGTACGGCGCGTATCAGGCGCGGGTGACGCGGGAGATACGGCTGTTCCGGCTGGAGCGGCGCTGA
- a CDS encoding TetR family transcriptional regulator: protein MTGQVRTVDGRVAGRRGQATRQKLLDCLSEMLSSSPYRDVKVIDVARKAGTSPATFYQYFPDVEGAVLEIAEEMAKEGATLTDLVAGRSWVGKSAWTAAEDLVEGFLSFWRKHDAILRVVDLGAAEGDKRFYKIRMKILNAVTNSLTDSIKDLQSKNKVDKDVSPAAIAGSMVAMLAAVAAHQKGFQSWGVKQAELKPNLALLVHLGVTGKKPTK from the coding sequence ATGACAGGACAAGTTCGAACCGTCGACGGCAGAGTTGCCGGCCGCCGCGGACAGGCGACGCGGCAAAAGCTTCTCGACTGCCTCAGTGAAATGCTCAGTTCGTCCCCCTATCGGGACGTCAAGGTCATCGATGTAGCCCGAAAAGCGGGGACTTCACCCGCAACGTTCTATCAGTACTTCCCGGACGTCGAGGGCGCCGTCCTCGAAATCGCCGAGGAGATGGCCAAAGAAGGCGCCACTCTGACCGATCTTGTCGCCGGACGCTCCTGGGTGGGCAAATCCGCCTGGACGGCCGCGGAGGATCTGGTAGAAGGCTTTCTCTCCTTCTGGCGCAAGCACGACGCGATTCTCCGCGTCGTCGATCTGGGCGCGGCCGAGGGCGACAAGCGTTTCTACAAGATCCGCATGAAGATCCTCAATGCCGTCACCAACTCCCTTACGGACTCCATCAAGGACCTCCAGAGCAAGAACAAGGTCGACAAGGACGTGAGCCCGGCCGCCATCGCCGGCTCCATGGTCGCGATGCTGGCCGCGGTCGCCGCACACCAGAAGGGCTTCCAGAGCTGGGGCGTCAAACAGGCCGAGCTCAAGCCGAATCTGGCGCTGCTGGTGCACCTCGGCGTCACCGGAAAGAAGCCGACCAAATAA
- a CDS encoding PQQ-binding-like beta-propeller repeat protein, whose translation MESLFYAPRGGGRQVVEQLKQLTQHDPRRIGPFEVLGRLGAGGMGLVYLARSASGRRVAIKTVRTELAEDQLFRVRFTREVEAARAVSGFYTAAVVDADPRAAVPWLATAYVPAPSLEEIVNECGPLPAQAVRWLAAGIAEALQSIHGAGLVHRDLKPSNVLVVEDGPRVIDFGIASGVSNTRLTMTNVAVGTPAYMSPEQARDSRSVTGASDVFSLGSTLVFAATGHAPFHGANPVETVFMLLREGPDLAGLPEELRPLMESCMQMEAGQRPSPADLQSQLAPHLFGSGSDDSGTASAWLPPGAVGLIESRRGGRTTVPANGQRAASGRGAGRSAPAAPPAPPVSAPMPAQVPPRPQSAPAAESGWPGQIGAGPGAHRGNDPRGGHPGPMPQPAVLGPDASTARVTPVSAPPPPTAPPPAAVSSASPPAAPGEGAAGPVQLGGSAAPIGPGPRAESPPPRGQAGAATNWVRPPGTGPAATVPPQSHANGGESPARAEAAPPPPPEAPPAEPGRWRPWRFRMSNDVWGTPAVADELLYVTSFEVHALDVASGRRKFKTRDVAWAMAVADGRIHASDGPSLYALDAENGSERWRLNADGWVYALKVDRGTVVTSTRGGGVQAWEAATGERLWEIGGVQTEFETAEAGPVVHEGTVFVWADARLKALEARTGAERWSYPVGDAASCGGVPMRLLPASDGAVYVVAGTRVLAIDIARGDVRWHFEAPAVFLSPPAFAPGPAVTGGGVYLADYLGTVYALDPADGRDRWRIATEARQSTEPVLVAHGAVHLGSGKALYTLDAVTGTPRWRFQAGAEVIGAPVVAEGRVHFGSADHCLYTLDAMGGQLRWKLETGGEITGSPVAVGGVVYACSKDRCVYALDAAKGTGLARRA comes from the coding sequence ATGGAGAGTCTCTTTTACGCCCCACGGGGAGGTGGCAGGCAAGTGGTGGAGCAGCTGAAGCAGCTCACGCAGCACGATCCCCGGCGGATCGGCCCGTTCGAGGTGCTCGGCCGTCTCGGGGCCGGCGGCATGGGACTGGTCTATCTCGCGCGCTCGGCATCCGGGCGGCGCGTGGCGATCAAGACGGTGCGTACCGAGCTCGCCGAGGACCAGCTGTTCCGGGTCCGCTTCACACGGGAGGTCGAGGCGGCCCGCGCGGTCAGCGGCTTCTACACGGCCGCGGTGGTGGACGCCGATCCGCGCGCGGCGGTGCCCTGGCTCGCGACGGCCTATGTCCCCGCGCCCTCCCTTGAGGAAATAGTCAATGAGTGCGGGCCGCTCCCGGCCCAGGCGGTGCGCTGGCTGGCGGCCGGGATCGCCGAGGCGCTGCAGTCCATCCACGGTGCCGGACTGGTGCACCGTGACCTGAAGCCGTCGAACGTACTGGTCGTCGAGGACGGCCCCCGGGTGATCGATTTCGGTATCGCCTCCGGGGTGTCCAACACCCGTCTGACGATGACCAATGTGGCCGTGGGCACGCCCGCCTACATGTCGCCCGAGCAGGCTCGGGACTCGCGCAGCGTGACCGGCGCGAGCGATGTGTTCTCCCTCGGGTCGACACTGGTCTTCGCCGCCACCGGGCACGCGCCGTTCCATGGCGCCAACCCCGTCGAGACCGTCTTCATGCTGCTGCGGGAAGGCCCCGACCTGGCGGGGCTACCGGAGGAACTCCGTCCGCTCATGGAGTCCTGTATGCAGATGGAGGCCGGCCAGCGGCCGTCCCCCGCCGATCTGCAGTCCCAGCTCGCCCCGCACCTCTTCGGCTCCGGCAGCGACGACAGCGGTACCGCCTCGGCCTGGCTGCCGCCCGGCGCGGTGGGCCTCATCGAGAGCCGGCGCGGCGGCCGCACGACCGTACCGGCCAACGGTCAGCGGGCCGCCTCCGGCCGCGGCGCGGGACGCTCGGCGCCCGCCGCACCGCCCGCCCCGCCCGTGTCGGCCCCGATGCCGGCCCAGGTGCCGCCGCGGCCGCAGAGCGCCCCCGCCGCGGAGTCCGGCTGGCCGGGCCAGATCGGCGCGGGCCCCGGCGCACACCGCGGCAACGACCCGCGCGGCGGCCACCCCGGCCCGATGCCGCAGCCCGCGGTGCTCGGCCCGGACGCCTCCACGGCCCGGGTGACCCCGGTCTCCGCGCCGCCCCCGCCCACCGCGCCGCCGCCCGCCGCCGTGTCCTCCGCGTCGCCCCCGGCCGCCCCTGGAGAGGGCGCCGCCGGTCCCGTACAGCTGGGTGGCTCGGCCGCCCCGATAGGGCCGGGGCCGCGCGCCGAGTCACCGCCGCCGCGCGGGCAGGCCGGTGCCGCGACGAACTGGGTACGGCCGCCCGGCACCGGACCCGCCGCCACGGTGCCCCCGCAGAGCCATGCCAACGGCGGGGAGAGCCCGGCCCGCGCCGAGGCCGCGCCGCCCCCGCCGCCCGAGGCGCCGCCCGCCGAGCCGGGCCGCTGGCGCCCCTGGCGGTTCCGGATGTCGAACGATGTGTGGGGTACCCCCGCGGTCGCCGACGAGCTGCTCTACGTCACGTCCTTCGAGGTGCACGCGCTCGATGTGGCCAGCGGGCGCCGCAAGTTCAAGACCCGTGACGTCGCCTGGGCGATGGCCGTCGCGGACGGCCGGATCCACGCCTCGGACGGCCCGAGCCTGTACGCGCTGGACGCGGAGAACGGCAGCGAGCGCTGGCGGCTGAACGCTGACGGCTGGGTCTACGCCCTCAAGGTCGACCGCGGGACCGTCGTCACCAGCACCCGCGGTGGCGGCGTCCAGGCGTGGGAGGCCGCCACCGGCGAACGGCTGTGGGAGATCGGCGGCGTCCAGACCGAGTTCGAGACCGCAGAGGCCGGGCCCGTGGTGCACGAGGGCACGGTCTTCGTGTGGGCCGACGCACGGCTCAAGGCGCTGGAAGCGCGCACCGGCGCCGAACGCTGGTCGTACCCGGTGGGCGACGCCGCGTCCTGTGGCGGGGTCCCGATGCGGCTGCTGCCTGCCTCGGACGGTGCGGTCTACGTCGTGGCCGGAACCCGCGTGCTGGCCATCGACATCGCGCGCGGCGACGTGCGCTGGCACTTCGAGGCGCCCGCGGTGTTCCTCAGCCCGCCGGCCTTCGCCCCCGGCCCGGCCGTCACCGGCGGCGGGGTCTACCTGGCGGACTACCTCGGCACGGTCTACGCGCTGGACCCGGCGGACGGCCGCGACCGCTGGCGGATCGCCACCGAGGCCCGGCAGTCCACCGAACCGGTGCTGGTCGCGCACGGTGCGGTCCATCTGGGCAGTGGCAAGGCGCTCTACACACTGGACGCGGTGACCGGCACCCCGCGCTGGCGCTTCCAGGCCGGCGCGGAGGTCATCGGCGCACCGGTCGTCGCGGAGGGCCGGGTGCACTTCGGCTCCGCCGACCACTGCCTCTACACGCTCGACGCGATGGGCGGCCAGCTGCGCTGGAAGCTGGAAACCGGCGGCGAGATCACCGGCTCGCCGGTCGCGGTCGGCGGCGTGGTCTACGCGTGCAGCAAGGACCGCTGCGTGTACGCCCTGGACGCGGCCAAGGGGACGGGGCTGGCGCGGCGGGCTTGA
- a CDS encoding enoyl-CoA hydratase/isomerase family protein, producing the protein MTVRTEVTDGVALVTLDRPERHNAVDLATAAELADTWRAFRFDDTVRAAVLTGAGGRAFCTGIDRSADVPQPSSPYSLDDPLLHIGPKANDLWKPVIAAVEGMACGGAFYLLGEAEFLIAAENATFFDPHTTYGMVSAYESILMAQRMPYGEAARLALMGTAERLGASRAYEIGLVSELTSPGAAAEVALDRAAVLAAQPTGAVQGTVRALWAAKEAARAQALAHAPALIALGSLPPDRQAGLFAARKRGGQDGGQRGHPLVR; encoded by the coding sequence ATGACGGTGCGCACGGAGGTCACGGACGGGGTCGCACTGGTCACCCTCGACCGGCCCGAGCGGCACAACGCCGTCGATCTCGCCACCGCCGCCGAACTCGCCGACACCTGGCGGGCGTTCCGCTTCGACGACACCGTACGGGCCGCGGTGCTCACCGGCGCCGGTGGCCGGGCCTTCTGCACCGGCATCGACCGCTCCGCCGACGTCCCCCAGCCGTCCTCCCCCTACTCCCTCGACGACCCGCTGCTCCACATCGGCCCGAAGGCCAACGACCTGTGGAAGCCGGTGATCGCCGCCGTCGAGGGCATGGCCTGCGGCGGCGCGTTCTACCTCCTGGGCGAGGCCGAGTTCCTCATCGCCGCCGAGAACGCCACCTTCTTCGACCCGCACACCACCTACGGGATGGTCAGCGCGTACGAGTCCATCCTCATGGCGCAGCGGATGCCCTACGGGGAGGCCGCCCGGCTGGCCCTGATGGGGACGGCGGAGCGGCTGGGCGCGTCCCGGGCGTACGAGATCGGTCTGGTCTCCGAGCTGACCTCACCCGGCGCGGCGGCCGAGGTGGCGCTGGACCGCGCGGCCGTGCTCGCCGCCCAGCCGACCGGGGCGGTCCAGGGCACGGTGCGCGCCCTGTGGGCGGCCAAGGAGGCGGCCAGAGCGCAGGCCCTGGCGCACGCCCCTGCGCTGATCGCGCTGGGCAGCCTGCCCCCCGACCGCCAGGCCGGACTCTTCGCCGCCCGGAAGAGGGGCGGGCAGGACGGCGGGCAGAGGGGGCACCCCCTGGTCAGGTGA
- a CDS encoding Zn-ribbon domain-containing OB-fold protein: protein MTPSVPPATDNRPGSGADLLLPVPDDDGAPFWEYAARGELRVQACAGCDALRFPPRPCCPNCRSFAARWQRMSGRGRIWSYVLPHPPLLPAYAEQPGYNAIIVELAEAPRIRLVGNLVTAADAPLNSVDPARLRIGAPVKAVFHTMPGGVTVPRWLLERP, encoded by the coding sequence ATGACACCGAGCGTGCCACCCGCCACTGACAATCGCCCCGGCAGCGGCGCTGACCTGCTGCTTCCCGTCCCCGACGACGACGGCGCGCCGTTCTGGGAGTACGCCGCCCGCGGCGAACTGCGCGTCCAGGCCTGCGCCGGCTGCGACGCACTGCGCTTCCCGCCCCGGCCCTGCTGCCCGAACTGCCGGTCCTTCGCCGCTCGCTGGCAGCGGATGAGCGGCCGCGGCCGCATCTGGTCCTACGTCCTGCCGCACCCGCCGCTGCTGCCCGCGTACGCCGAGCAGCCGGGCTACAACGCGATCATCGTGGAGCTGGCCGAGGCCCCGCGCATCCGCCTGGTCGGCAACCTCGTCACCGCCGCCGACGCCCCGCTCAACTCCGTCGACCCGGCCCGGCTGCGCATCGGCGCCCCGGTGAAGGCCGTCTTCCACACCATGCCAGGAGGCGTGACCGTACCCCGCTGGCTCCTGGAGCGGCCATGA